From the Lolium rigidum isolate FL_2022 chromosome 2, APGP_CSIRO_Lrig_0.1, whole genome shotgun sequence genome, one window contains:
- the LOC124692435 gene encoding mitogen-activated protein kinase kinase kinase YODA-like isoform X1, translating into MPPWWGRSSSKEVKKTAKENLIDTFQRFISPSEQKGSTKSRGSRRRSKNPTSEKGCWSTAQSRSTSPSKEVSRCQSFAADRAHAQPLPLPRSRAAVTRTVSDITGSKPTLEKREKGQQLPLPALNRLQKRPETSESVAELPIASVSSNCSIDSDDRGDCQLQSPVGNDPEVVANVATPSSSSFVHKECSGAITRKSTKEVTKPSNAFLGNQILSTSPSVTVTDSYQSNLQSSRQVALESAPNSLMSSPSQSPRTIFPDQIPTSAFWAVKPHADITFLGSGQCSSPGSGQTSGHNSVGGDMLAQLFWQPSRGSPEYSPIPSPRMTSPGPSSRVHSGSVSPLHPRAGGVASESPTNRRDEVKRKQTHRLPLPPLSISNGSPFLPNNSAPTSPISRSPGRAENPPSPGSRWKKGKLIGRGTFGHVYVGFNSDRGEMCAMKEVTLFSDDPKSKESARQLGQEISLLSRLQHPNIVRYYGTETVDDKLYIYLEYVSGGSIHKLLQEYGQFGEQAIRSYTKQILLGLAYLHAKNTVHRDIKGANILVDPNGRVKLADFGMAKHINGQQCPFSLKGSPYWMAPEVIKNSSGCNLSVDIWSLGCTVLEMATSKPPWSQYEGIAAMFKIGNSKELPPIPDHLSEEGKDFIRQCLQRDPSNRPTAVELLQHSFIRSASLLENSVSYAPLEQLPAISCKPSSNKVVGHTRNMSSLGLEGQSIYQRRAAKFSSTRSDIRIRSNISCPVSPCGSPLLRSRSPQHQNGRMSPSPISSPRTTSGASTPVTGGSGAIPFNHNRQPAYSNEGFTITSRGLDEQASRPLDPVVGRYGRPQQFSTGIQERVVSEADIPKPQSGKMRRRSVRDLHDMTLPSKHVSQHGVGNHVKLKPSLGLTSGNPQLVRNHGH; encoded by the exons atgccaccatggtggggaaggTCTTCATCCAAAGAAGTAAAGAAGACTGCCAAAGAAAATCTAATTGACACATTTCAGCGGTTTATAAGTCCAAGTGAGCAAAAAGGGAGCACAAAATCACGAGGGAGTCGCAGACGCAGTAAAAACCCAACCTCTGAGAAAGGTTGCTGGTCTACTGCACAATCACGCTCCACATCCCCTTCGAAAGAGGTTTCTCGCTGTCAAAGCTTTGCCGCAGATAGAGCACATGCACAACCACTTCCTCTTCCTAGATCACGTGCTGCAGTGACACGTACTGTTTCTGATATTACTGGCTCAAAGCCCACTTTGGAAAAACGTGAGAAAGGACAACAACTACCACTGCCTGCCCTGAACCGGCTTCAGAAAAGACCTGAAACTAGTGAATCTGTTGCAGAATTGCCAATTGCTTCTGTCTCCAGCAACTGTTCTATTGACAGTGATGATCGTGGAGATTGTCAGCTTCAGAGCCCTGTGGGAAATGATCCTGAAGTTGTGGCTAATGTTGCAACACCGAGTAGTTCAAG CTTTGTGCATAAAGAGTGCTCAGGTGCTAtcacaagaaagagcaccaaggaaGTGACGAAGCCGAGCAATGCTTTTCTCGGTAACCAAATTCTCTCCACATCTCCAAGTGTTACGGTCACTGACAGTTACCAATCCAATTTACAAAGCTCACGACAAGTTGCACTAGAGAGTGCTCCAAATAGTTTGATGTCAAGCCCTTCTCAAAGCCCAAGAACAATATTTCCTGACCAAATCCCAACTTCAGCCTTTTGGGCAGTGAAGCCTCATGCAGATATAACTTTCCTTGGGTCTGGTCAGTGCTCCAGTCCAGGTTCAGGGCAAACATCTGGGCATAATTCAGTTGGAGGTGATATGCTAGCTCAACTCTTCTGGCAGCCTAGCCGAGGCAGTCCAGAGTATTCACCAATTCCCAGCCCAAGAATGACGAGTCCTGGTCCAAGTTCGAGGGTGCATAGCGGAAGTGTCTCTCCGTTGCATCCAAGGGCTGGAGGGGTGGCATCTGAATCTCCTACTAATCGGCGTGATGAAGTGAAGAGGAAGCAAACCCACAGATTGCCCCTTCCACCGTTAAGCATCTCTAACGGTTCCCCCTTTTTGCCAAATAACTCTGCCCCAACAAGTCCTATATCTCGTAGTCCTGGTAGGGCAGAGAATCCACCTAGTCCTGGATCACGGTGGAAGAAGGGAAAGCTGATTGGACGTGGGACATTCGGCCATGTATATGTTGGCTTTAACAG TGATAGAGGCGAAATGTGTGCAATGAAGGAGGTTACTCTTTTCTCAGATGACCCTAAGTCAAAAGAAAGTGCAAGGCAATTGGGCCAG GAAATATCACTTCTGAGCCGGCTGCAACATCCAAATATTGTACGATACTATGGAACTGAAACG GTCGATGATAAGCTTTATATATACCTTGAGTATGTGTCTGGTGGATCCATCCATAAGCTTCTCCAGGAGTATGGGCAATTTGGTGAACAAGCAATTCGCAGTTATACTAAGCAAATACTTTTGGGCTTAGCCTATTTGCATGCAAAGAATACAGTTCACAG GGATATCAAAGGTGCAAACATATTAGTAGACCCTAATGGCCGTGTAAAGCTTGCTGACTTCGGAATGGCGAAACAT ATCAATGGGCAGCAGTGTCCGTTCTCATTGAAGGGTAGCCCATACTGGATGGCTCCTGAG GTTATAAAGAATTCTAGCGGATGTAATCTTTCTGTTGACATATGGAGTTTAGGATGCACGGTTCTAGAGATGGCTACCTCAAAACCTCCGTGGAGCCAATATGAAGGG ATTGCTGCAATGTTTAAAATAGGAAACAGTAAGGAGCTGCCACCAATACCAGATCACCTCTCTGAAGAGGGCAAAGATTTCATACGACAATGTCTTCAACGTGATCCATCTAATCGTCCAACAGCAGTGGAACTTTTGCAACATTCATTTATACGAAGTGCATCACTGCTTGAAAATTCAGTTTCCTATGCTCCATTGGAACAGTTGCCTGCCATATCTTGCAAACCAAGTTCTAATAAG GTGGTCGGGCACACCAGAAATATGTCCTCTTTGGGTCTGGAAGGGCAATCCATTTACCAAAGAAGAGCTGCAAAATTTTCCTCAACACGCAG CGATATTAGAATACGGAGTAATATATCTTGCCCAGTTTCTCCGTGTGGAAGTCCTCTTCTGAGATCAAGATCTCCACAACATCAAAATGGTCGAATGTCACCATCTCCAATTTCTAGCCCCAGAACTACTTCGGGTGCTTCCACTCCTGTGACAGGTGGCAGTGGAGCTATTCCTTTTAATCATAATAGACAACCAGCTTACAGTAACGAGGGCTTCACAATTACATCAAGAGGCCTAGATGAACAGGCCAGTCGGCCTCTAGATCCAGTTGTTGGTCGTTATGGTAGACCACAACAGTTCTCGACAGGCATTCAGGAGAGGGTGGTCTCTGAAGCTGACATTCCAAAACCTCAGTCTGGAAAAATGAGACGAAGGAGTGTGCGAGATTTGCATGATATGACATTGCCTTCCAAGCATGTTTCTCAGCATGGGGTCGGGAATCATGTGAAGCTAAAACCTTCACTTGGCTTGACATCTGGGAATCCACAACTTGTACGCAACCATGGTCATTGA
- the LOC124692435 gene encoding mitogen-activated protein kinase kinase kinase YODA-like isoform X2 — translation MPPWWGRSSSKEVKKTAKENLIDTFQRFISPSEQKGSTKSRGSRRRSKNPTSEKGCWSTAQSRSTSPSKEVSRCQSFAADRAHAQPLPLPRSRAAVTRTVSDITGSKPTLEKREKGQQLPLPALNRLQKRPETSESVAELPIASVSSNCSIDSDDRGDCQLQSPVGNDPEVVANVATPSSSSFVHKECSGAITRKSTKEVTKPSNAFLGNQILSTSPSVTVTDSYQSNLQSSRQVALESAPNSLMSSPSQSPRTIFPDQIPTSAFWAVKPHADITFLGSGQCSSPGSGQTSGHNSVGGDMLAQLFWQPSRGSPEYSPIPSPRMTSPGPSSRVHSGSVSPLHPRAGGVASESPTNRRDEVKRKQTHRLPLPPLSISNGSPFLPNNSAPTSPISRSPGRAENPPSPGSRWKKGKLIGRGTFGHVYVGFNSDRGEMCAMKEVTLFSDDPKSKESARQLGQEISLLSRLQHPNIVRYYGTETVDDKLYIYLEYVSGGSIHKLLQEYGQFGEQAIRSYTKQILLGLAYLHAKNTVHRDIKGANILVDPNGRVKLADFGMAKHINGQQCPFSLKGSPYWMAPEVIKNSSGCNLSVDIWSLGCTVLEMATSKPPWSQYEGIAAMFKIGNSKELPPIPDHLSEEGKDFIRQCLQRDPSNRPTAVELLQHSFIRSASLLENSVSYAPLEQLPAISCKPSSNKVVGHTRNMSSLGLEGQSIYQRRAAKFSSTRRIRSNISCPVSPCGSPLLRSRSPQHQNGRMSPSPISSPRTTSGASTPVTGGSGAIPFNHNRQPAYSNEGFTITSRGLDEQASRPLDPVVGRYGRPQQFSTGIQERVVSEADIPKPQSGKMRRRSVRDLHDMTLPSKHVSQHGVGNHVKLKPSLGLTSGNPQLVRNHGH, via the exons atgccaccatggtggggaaggTCTTCATCCAAAGAAGTAAAGAAGACTGCCAAAGAAAATCTAATTGACACATTTCAGCGGTTTATAAGTCCAAGTGAGCAAAAAGGGAGCACAAAATCACGAGGGAGTCGCAGACGCAGTAAAAACCCAACCTCTGAGAAAGGTTGCTGGTCTACTGCACAATCACGCTCCACATCCCCTTCGAAAGAGGTTTCTCGCTGTCAAAGCTTTGCCGCAGATAGAGCACATGCACAACCACTTCCTCTTCCTAGATCACGTGCTGCAGTGACACGTACTGTTTCTGATATTACTGGCTCAAAGCCCACTTTGGAAAAACGTGAGAAAGGACAACAACTACCACTGCCTGCCCTGAACCGGCTTCAGAAAAGACCTGAAACTAGTGAATCTGTTGCAGAATTGCCAATTGCTTCTGTCTCCAGCAACTGTTCTATTGACAGTGATGATCGTGGAGATTGTCAGCTTCAGAGCCCTGTGGGAAATGATCCTGAAGTTGTGGCTAATGTTGCAACACCGAGTAGTTCAAG CTTTGTGCATAAAGAGTGCTCAGGTGCTAtcacaagaaagagcaccaaggaaGTGACGAAGCCGAGCAATGCTTTTCTCGGTAACCAAATTCTCTCCACATCTCCAAGTGTTACGGTCACTGACAGTTACCAATCCAATTTACAAAGCTCACGACAAGTTGCACTAGAGAGTGCTCCAAATAGTTTGATGTCAAGCCCTTCTCAAAGCCCAAGAACAATATTTCCTGACCAAATCCCAACTTCAGCCTTTTGGGCAGTGAAGCCTCATGCAGATATAACTTTCCTTGGGTCTGGTCAGTGCTCCAGTCCAGGTTCAGGGCAAACATCTGGGCATAATTCAGTTGGAGGTGATATGCTAGCTCAACTCTTCTGGCAGCCTAGCCGAGGCAGTCCAGAGTATTCACCAATTCCCAGCCCAAGAATGACGAGTCCTGGTCCAAGTTCGAGGGTGCATAGCGGAAGTGTCTCTCCGTTGCATCCAAGGGCTGGAGGGGTGGCATCTGAATCTCCTACTAATCGGCGTGATGAAGTGAAGAGGAAGCAAACCCACAGATTGCCCCTTCCACCGTTAAGCATCTCTAACGGTTCCCCCTTTTTGCCAAATAACTCTGCCCCAACAAGTCCTATATCTCGTAGTCCTGGTAGGGCAGAGAATCCACCTAGTCCTGGATCACGGTGGAAGAAGGGAAAGCTGATTGGACGTGGGACATTCGGCCATGTATATGTTGGCTTTAACAG TGATAGAGGCGAAATGTGTGCAATGAAGGAGGTTACTCTTTTCTCAGATGACCCTAAGTCAAAAGAAAGTGCAAGGCAATTGGGCCAG GAAATATCACTTCTGAGCCGGCTGCAACATCCAAATATTGTACGATACTATGGAACTGAAACG GTCGATGATAAGCTTTATATATACCTTGAGTATGTGTCTGGTGGATCCATCCATAAGCTTCTCCAGGAGTATGGGCAATTTGGTGAACAAGCAATTCGCAGTTATACTAAGCAAATACTTTTGGGCTTAGCCTATTTGCATGCAAAGAATACAGTTCACAG GGATATCAAAGGTGCAAACATATTAGTAGACCCTAATGGCCGTGTAAAGCTTGCTGACTTCGGAATGGCGAAACAT ATCAATGGGCAGCAGTGTCCGTTCTCATTGAAGGGTAGCCCATACTGGATGGCTCCTGAG GTTATAAAGAATTCTAGCGGATGTAATCTTTCTGTTGACATATGGAGTTTAGGATGCACGGTTCTAGAGATGGCTACCTCAAAACCTCCGTGGAGCCAATATGAAGGG ATTGCTGCAATGTTTAAAATAGGAAACAGTAAGGAGCTGCCACCAATACCAGATCACCTCTCTGAAGAGGGCAAAGATTTCATACGACAATGTCTTCAACGTGATCCATCTAATCGTCCAACAGCAGTGGAACTTTTGCAACATTCATTTATACGAAGTGCATCACTGCTTGAAAATTCAGTTTCCTATGCTCCATTGGAACAGTTGCCTGCCATATCTTGCAAACCAAGTTCTAATAAG GTGGTCGGGCACACCAGAAATATGTCCTCTTTGGGTCTGGAAGGGCAATCCATTTACCAAAGAAGAGCTGCAAAATTTTCCTCAACACGCAG AATACGGAGTAATATATCTTGCCCAGTTTCTCCGTGTGGAAGTCCTCTTCTGAGATCAAGATCTCCACAACATCAAAATGGTCGAATGTCACCATCTCCAATTTCTAGCCCCAGAACTACTTCGGGTGCTTCCACTCCTGTGACAGGTGGCAGTGGAGCTATTCCTTTTAATCATAATAGACAACCAGCTTACAGTAACGAGGGCTTCACAATTACATCAAGAGGCCTAGATGAACAGGCCAGTCGGCCTCTAGATCCAGTTGTTGGTCGTTATGGTAGACCACAACAGTTCTCGACAGGCATTCAGGAGAGGGTGGTCTCTGAAGCTGACATTCCAAAACCTCAGTCTGGAAAAATGAGACGAAGGAGTGTGCGAGATTTGCATGATATGACATTGCCTTCCAAGCATGTTTCTCAGCATGGGGTCGGGAATCATGTGAAGCTAAAACCTTCACTTGGCTTGACATCTGGGAATCCACAACTTGTACGCAACCATGGTCATTGA
- the LOC124692437 gene encoding aquaporin PIP1-1-like → MEGKEEDVRLGANKFSERQPIGTAAQGGGDDKDYKEPPPAPLFEPGELKSWSFYRAGIAEFIATFLFLYITVLTVMGVSKSPSKCATVGIQGIAWSFGGMIFALVYCTAGISGGHINPAVTFGLFLARKLSLTRAIFYIIMQCLGAICGAGVVKGFQQGLYMGNGGGANVVAKGYTKGDGLGAEIIGTFVLVYTVFSATDAKRNARDSHVPILAPLPIGFAVFLVHLATIPITGTGINPARSLGAAIIYNRDHAWNDHWIFWVGPFVGAALAAVYHQVIIRAIPFKSRS, encoded by the exons ATGGAGGGGAAGGAGGAGGACGTGCGCCTGGGCGCGAACAAGTTCTCGGAGCGGCAGCCCATCGGGACGGCGGCgcagggcggcggcgacgacaaGGACTACAaggagccgccgccggcgccgctgtTCGAGCCCGGGGAGCTCAAGTCCTGGTCCTTCTACCGCGCAGGCATCGCCGAGTTCATCGccaccttcctcttcctctacaTCACCGTCCTCACCGTCATGGGCGTCTCCAAGTCCCCCTCCAAGTGCGCCACCGTCGGCATCCAGGGCATCGCATGGTCCTTCGGGGGCATGATCTTCGCCCTCGTCTACTGCACCGCCGGCATCTCTG GAGGACACATCAACCCAGCAGTGACTTTTGGGCTCTTCTTGGCCAGGAAGCTGTCCCTGACCAGGGCCATCTTCTACATAATTATGCAATGCCTAGGGGCCATCTGTGGAGCTGGAGTTGTGAAGGGCTTCCAGCAGGGGCTGTACATGGGCAACGGCGGTGGCGCCAATGTAGTTGCCAAAGGCTACACCAAGGGTGATGGCCTTGGTGCTGAGATCATTGGCACCTTTGTCCTGGTCTACACCGTCTTCTCGGCTACTGACGCCAAGAGGAATGCCAGGGACTCCCATGTTCCG ATCCTCGCCCCTCTTCCGATTGGATTTGCGGTGTTCCTGGTCCATCTGGCCACCATCCCCATCACTGGCACCGGCATCAACCCAGCTAGGAGCCTTGGGGCTGCCATCATCTACAACAGGGACCATGCCTGGAATGACCAT TGGATCTTCTGGGTCGGCCCCTTCGTTGGCGCTGCTTTGGCTGCCGTCTACCACCAAGTGATCATCCGAGCAATTCCGTTCAAGAGCAGGTCTTAA